A genome region from Thermococcus gorgonarius includes the following:
- a CDS encoding DEAD/DEAH box helicase produces MSTVTLKIPDGSTRVYVQKAEPRVYFQIYSLLTYKRDFGKWEKPESLYDPYTNSFPVGLLPRVRSFLKEKGYRVRVRDERKVRGEELNASWNENYVLRKYQERAVRKAVREKMGVLALPVGSGKTIVGLAIIHRLNLSSLIVVHTKELLYQWAEKVKDVLGIEAGIVGDNNWKEGKITVAMIQTLLSRGPEKLQNDYGVVLFDECHRTSAAEKFYELGLKLPQVYRFGLSATPWRRIRGEELKIEAVVGPIIYQAKAEDLINEKFLAKPRFEVIKYDSQMPSFSEGYKELYEDMIMNNPARNEAIVKKAAELVKKGHRVLIDVKRLEHGKILKELLEKEGIKAEFLSSQSPNRWEILEAFKEGKIPVLVSTLLKEGVDIPEISAIILAGGGKSDIMTIQTIGRALRPKKGMKAVIVDIEDDDPLLFTHFIERQKALKQYYGKYYDKELERVYREISQSPKRAARARA; encoded by the coding sequence ATGTCAACGGTCACGCTCAAGATTCCAGACGGTTCAACTAGGGTGTACGTTCAGAAGGCAGAGCCAAGGGTATACTTCCAGATATACAGCCTGCTCACCTACAAGAGAGACTTTGGGAAATGGGAAAAGCCCGAGAGTCTCTACGACCCCTACACCAACAGCTTTCCGGTCGGCCTGCTGCCCAGGGTGAGGAGTTTCCTGAAGGAAAAAGGCTACCGCGTTCGCGTCAGGGACGAGCGAAAGGTGAGGGGGGAGGAGCTTAACGCCAGCTGGAATGAAAACTACGTCCTAAGGAAATACCAGGAAAGGGCAGTGAGAAAGGCCGTTAGAGAAAAGATGGGGGTTTTGGCTCTTCCAGTGGGAAGTGGTAAGACCATAGTTGGTCTGGCCATAATACACCGTCTTAACTTATCCTCTCTTATCGTTGTTCACACCAAAGAACTCCTTTACCAGTGGGCCGAAAAAGTGAAGGACGTCCTCGGAATTGAGGCCGGCATCGTAGGAGACAACAACTGGAAAGAGGGAAAGATCACGGTGGCAATGATTCAGACCCTGCTCTCCAGGGGTCCAGAAAAGCTCCAGAACGATTATGGCGTAGTCCTATTCGACGAGTGCCACAGGACATCTGCCGCAGAAAAGTTCTACGAGCTTGGACTTAAGCTACCACAGGTTTACCGCTTCGGTCTTTCGGCAACTCCCTGGAGAAGAATCCGGGGAGAAGAGCTCAAAATAGAGGCTGTGGTGGGCCCAATCATATACCAGGCCAAAGCAGAGGACTTGATAAATGAAAAGTTTCTGGCAAAGCCCCGCTTCGAAGTTATAAAGTATGATTCCCAGATGCCATCCTTCAGCGAAGGATACAAGGAGCTCTATGAGGATATGATAATGAACAACCCAGCCAGAAACGAGGCGATAGTCAAGAAGGCGGCTGAGCTGGTAAAGAAGGGCCACAGAGTTCTAATAGACGTTAAAAGACTTGAGCACGGGAAAATACTCAAGGAACTGCTGGAAAAAGAGGGCATAAAGGCAGAGTTTCTGAGTTCGCAGAGCCCAAACCGGTGGGAAATCCTGGAGGCCTTTAAAGAGGGCAAGATTCCGGTTCTGGTCTCGACGCTCCTGAAGGAAGGCGTTGATATACCGGAGATATCCGCCATAATACTCGCCGGCGGCGGTAAAAGTGACATCATGACCATACAAACAATAGGGAGGGCGCTGCGGCCAAAGAAGGGCATGAAAGCCGTTATAGTTGATATAGAAGACGATGACCCCCTTCTCTTCACGCACTTCATAGAGCGGCAGAAGGCCCTCAAGCAATACTACGGGAAATATTACGACAAAGAGCTAGAACGCGTTTACAGAGAAATAAGCCAGTCACCGAAAAGGGCGGCCCGCGCGAGGGCATAG
- a CDS encoding UbiD family decarboxylase codes for MLEEIIKMFEDEVVRVYEPVSKELEITKYLLKYKTRPVLFEDVDGWRAVGNLWSTRERIARFLNVRKEDLLHLISRGMENPRPVKVVERAPFFSNSTTDFSLRELPVPKYYPKDGGQYFTSAMVIARDDKGFVNVSFHRMMVRDDKTAAIRLVPRHLYSMWKDKAEHGEDLEVRIVVGNPVHLLLAGAVSTAYGVNELEIASAMSEEAFGKPVEVVDLGGIPVPVESEFVFEAKITPELVDEGPFVDITGTYDKVRKQPMVMFERMYHVDNPIFHALLSGSYEHYMLMGLPKEPQIYASVKRVVPKVHGVRLTEGGAMWLHAVVSITKQHDGDGKNAILAAFAGHPSLKRVVVVDEDVDIYDDRDVEWAIATRFQPDRDLVIVPDARGSSLDPSAQDGLTAKWGIDATKPLKRKEEFERAKV; via the coding sequence ATGCTCGAAGAGATAATCAAAATGTTTGAGGACGAGGTTGTCCGGGTGTACGAACCTGTGAGCAAGGAACTCGAGATAACCAAGTACCTCCTTAAGTACAAAACCAGGCCGGTTCTGTTTGAAGACGTAGACGGCTGGAGGGCCGTTGGAAACCTCTGGAGCACCAGGGAGAGGATAGCAAGGTTCCTGAACGTTAGGAAGGAAGATCTCCTGCATTTAATATCAAGGGGCATGGAAAATCCCCGGCCGGTTAAGGTAGTTGAAAGGGCACCTTTCTTCAGTAACTCCACGACAGATTTCTCCCTTAGAGAACTCCCCGTTCCCAAATACTACCCAAAAGATGGTGGCCAGTACTTTACCTCTGCTATGGTAATAGCCAGGGACGACAAAGGCTTCGTGAACGTCTCTTTCCACAGGATGATGGTCCGCGACGATAAAACGGCTGCAATAAGGCTGGTTCCCAGGCACCTCTACTCGATGTGGAAGGACAAAGCCGAACACGGCGAGGATCTGGAAGTCAGGATAGTCGTTGGTAATCCAGTTCATCTCCTCCTGGCCGGGGCCGTGAGCACTGCCTACGGGGTAAACGAGCTTGAAATAGCATCAGCCATGAGTGAAGAGGCCTTTGGAAAGCCCGTTGAAGTCGTTGATCTGGGCGGTATTCCCGTGCCGGTTGAAAGCGAGTTCGTATTCGAGGCAAAGATAACGCCCGAGCTGGTTGATGAGGGGCCTTTTGTGGACATAACCGGAACTTACGACAAAGTAAGGAAACAGCCGATGGTAATGTTTGAGAGAATGTACCATGTTGACAATCCAATATTCCACGCGCTTCTTTCGGGTTCCTACGAGCACTATATGCTCATGGGTCTCCCGAAGGAGCCCCAGATATACGCGAGCGTCAAGCGCGTCGTTCCCAAGGTTCACGGGGTCAGGCTGACAGAGGGCGGCGCCATGTGGCTCCACGCCGTCGTTTCAATAACAAAACAGCACGACGGTGATGGCAAAAACGCAATCCTTGCCGCTTTTGCAGGCCATCCAAGCCTCAAGAGGGTTGTTGTGGTTGATGAGGACGTAGACATATACGACGACCGCGATGTGGAGTGGGCGATAGCGACGAGATTCCAGCCGGATAGAGATCTGGTTATAGTGCCGGACGCCCGCGGCAGTTCCCTTGATCCATCGGCTCAGGACGGTTTGACCGCAAAGTGGGGAATAGACGCTACAAAACCACTAAAAAGAAAGGAAGAGTTCGAGAGGGCTAAGGTTTAA
- a CDS encoding ABC transporter ATP-binding protein, giving the protein MIEIENLVKKYGDIKALDGLNLTVKKGQIYGFLGPNGAGKSTTILSTLGLIYPQKGRIKLFGEEVFRDGKYNEKQLVEVKKRIGYMPEHATLWEFLTPMQTLDIVGESFGLSKEERMKRARELLELVNLWEVRDKKVGKFSKGMRQRLLLAQALINDPDLLILDEPMTGLDPTGIAEFKDIIRRQKKEGKTVFFSSHILAHVEEVCDTVGVIVKGKLRVEDSIDNIKMSFLKKAGYLILLETDKPVSFDNVDWEIEKVSETKYKIKAPGDIRPEINEIVWSQGAKILQLMVRVPSLEEVFLKLVEENKG; this is encoded by the coding sequence ATGATCGAAATTGAGAACCTCGTGAAGAAGTATGGTGACATCAAAGCTCTCGATGGTCTCAATCTCACAGTGAAGAAGGGGCAGATTTATGGCTTTCTGGGGCCCAACGGGGCCGGAAAAAGTACTACCATACTCAGCACCCTCGGCCTTATCTATCCGCAGAAGGGAAGGATAAAGCTCTTCGGGGAAGAGGTGTTCAGGGACGGGAAATACAACGAGAAACAACTCGTCGAGGTCAAGAAGAGGATAGGATATATGCCCGAGCACGCCACCCTCTGGGAATTCCTCACGCCAATGCAGACGCTGGACATAGTGGGGGAGTCCTTCGGGCTCTCAAAGGAAGAAAGGATGAAGCGCGCCAGAGAGCTGCTGGAGCTCGTCAACCTCTGGGAAGTGAGGGACAAGAAGGTCGGAAAGTTCTCCAAGGGGATGAGGCAGAGACTCCTCCTGGCACAGGCGCTCATAAACGACCCAGACCTTCTCATCCTCGACGAACCAATGACGGGCCTCGACCCAACTGGTATAGCGGAGTTCAAGGACATAATACGGAGGCAGAAAAAGGAAGGAAAGACGGTGTTCTTCTCCAGCCACATACTGGCCCACGTTGAAGAGGTCTGCGACACCGTTGGGGTTATTGTTAAAGGAAAACTCCGCGTCGAGGATAGTATAGACAACATAAAGATGAGCTTCCTTAAGAAGGCCGGCTACCTCATTCTCCTTGAGACCGACAAGCCGGTAAGCTTTGACAACGTTGACTGGGAGATCGAGAAAGTCAGCGAGACGAAGTACAAAATAAAGGCCCCCGGCGACATAAGGCCGGAGATAAATGAAATAGTGTGGAGCCAGGGAGCCAAGATACTCCAGCTGATGGTTCGCGTTCCAAGCCTAGAAGAGGTCTTCCTGAAGCTGGTGGAAGAAAACAAGGGTTAA
- a CDS encoding ABC transporter permease subunit: protein MWGFKLEFKKSLRTKKFWAILLIMLLLYIPVLYAIKTVQPYGRELEASEIIAGLISVTLSLVKFFITILAIMLGATAINAEITEGTLRIAMSKPISRLGYIVGKFMGHVVALFIAILAAIVVTLAGIALMGIDITSALISDVVLLNLAILLAMMEFLALGYIVSLFVRSTSTAIGVAITLLFLVSLMSPILVEYFAHSKAEELTKEKFGPDWERESFSSYGNGESPYEYMNMQYDRLVREYKRKYLLFDPITQLNFLLGNLTKKTHMIVINETYYPMKKEGLAIVADYDHPIKSEVTNVTGEGPCQGADFEGGSRSEFVNGTHVKVEYTKRCYTIESYQGVGYSIKKNLDRLGVMIAVLLLYLGIGFYRFLRMDLR from the coding sequence ATGTGGGGTTTCAAACTGGAGTTTAAAAAGAGCCTCAGGACAAAGAAGTTCTGGGCGATTCTGCTTATAATGCTCCTGCTCTACATACCAGTTCTGTATGCAATAAAGACCGTGCAGCCTTATGGGAGGGAACTTGAAGCGTCTGAGATAATAGCGGGGTTGATATCAGTAACTCTATCGCTGGTGAAGTTCTTCATAACCATACTGGCCATAATGCTCGGCGCAACTGCCATCAACGCTGAGATAACCGAGGGGACGCTTAGAATAGCCATGAGCAAACCGATCAGCAGGCTGGGGTACATAGTGGGAAAATTTATGGGACACGTTGTGGCGCTTTTCATAGCCATCCTGGCTGCAATAGTAGTTACTTTGGCTGGAATAGCTCTGATGGGGATTGACATAACCTCTGCTCTTATTTCGGACGTCGTTCTTCTGAATCTAGCCATCCTACTGGCCATGATGGAGTTCCTGGCGTTGGGCTACATAGTGTCCCTTTTCGTTAGGTCGACATCGACCGCAATAGGCGTTGCAATAACCCTGCTCTTCCTGGTATCTCTCATGAGTCCAATACTGGTCGAATACTTTGCCCATTCCAAGGCCGAAGAACTGACCAAGGAAAAGTTTGGTCCTGACTGGGAGAGAGAAAGCTTTTCCAGCTACGGAAACGGGGAATCACCATATGAATACATGAACATGCAGTACGACAGACTGGTCAGGGAATACAAGAGGAAATACTTACTCTTCGATCCAATAACTCAGCTCAACTTCCTCCTGGGCAACTTAACCAAAAAGACCCACATGATTGTAATCAACGAGACCTATTACCCCATGAAAAAGGAGGGGCTAGCCATTGTCGCCGACTATGATCATCCAATCAAGAGTGAGGTAACCAACGTTACCGGTGAAGGGCCCTGCCAGGGGGCAGACTTTGAAGGTGGCAGTAGATCGGAGTTCGTAAACGGGACGCACGTTAAAGTTGAGTACACGAAACGTTGCTATACCATTGAGAGCTACCAGGGAGTTGGCTACTCGATCAAGAAAAACCTCGACAGACTTGGGGTCATGATAGCGGTCCTCCTCCTTTACCTTGGCATAGGCTTCTACCGCTTCCTCCGCATGGACCTGAGGTGA
- a CDS encoding S24/S26 family peptidase — MSKSGNSKMRRISLAVLVLIVVLFLGKTLRLPVALFVASSGSMEPWAETGSIVLGVATYVKSFGAGDVVLWCWDPLRSACILGRVQTVVQNFVTLKGDSNPVPTTPLDGSKVSYVAVAAVSPRIWIPVFIVALGVLAYFSLRNRNGDNNNNNNRVNNINSSKNGMKANQRLYAVFAMLLVVNFLATGAMYIDNTRPFYATPRAALSESRLDLERGVYAFVVETPGFRPLNASCVSEGFTLETSVVSLSSSRIAVEAKLPRGLFETLWNRSYGRALFTSFPARIEEHFVVKCTLQYDRGQLIGSHVASFTWADPSFEVNGSKLVVNNSNPLPLSLLVELYSPGTGIISRTVEAPPATVQVVDLSQLAPKAGVYRLRVYYDFLGARRGWGTDVRIG; from the coding sequence ATGAGTAAGAGTGGAAATTCGAAGATGCGTCGCATCTCTTTAGCGGTGCTGGTTCTTATTGTGGTGCTCTTTCTCGGAAAGACATTGAGGCTCCCAGTGGCGCTCTTCGTGGCTTCGAGCGGCTCCATGGAGCCCTGGGCCGAGACCGGGAGCATAGTGCTCGGCGTCGCAACCTACGTCAAGAGTTTTGGAGCGGGGGACGTTGTTCTGTGGTGCTGGGATCCTCTGAGAAGTGCCTGCATCCTCGGGAGAGTCCAGACCGTGGTGCAAAACTTCGTAACTCTGAAAGGCGACTCCAATCCGGTCCCAACAACCCCTCTCGATGGTTCTAAGGTATCATATGTAGCCGTTGCCGCCGTGAGCCCCCGCATCTGGATCCCGGTGTTTATTGTTGCTCTGGGTGTTCTGGCTTATTTCTCTCTCCGCAACCGAAATGGGGATAACAATAATAACAATAACAGAGTGAACAATATAAACAGCTCTAAGAACGGGATGAAAGCTAATCAACGCCTGTACGCCGTCTTCGCCATGCTCCTCGTCGTGAACTTCCTGGCCACGGGGGCCATGTACATCGACAACACAAGGCCGTTTTATGCAACGCCCCGGGCGGCCCTATCCGAATCGCGTCTAGACCTGGAGAGGGGCGTGTACGCATTTGTAGTCGAGACACCTGGATTCCGGCCCCTGAACGCCAGCTGCGTATCCGAAGGCTTCACCCTTGAAACGTCCGTTGTATCCTTGAGCAGCTCCAGGATTGCTGTCGAGGCTAAGTTGCCCCGGGGCCTCTTCGAGACCCTCTGGAACAGATCCTATGGCCGCGCGCTCTTCACGTCGTTCCCGGCCAGAATCGAAGAGCACTTCGTGGTCAAATGCACTCTGCAGTACGACAGAGGTCAGCTCATCGGTAGCCACGTGGCTTCATTCACGTGGGCCGACCCCTCCTTCGAAGTAAACGGGTCGAAGCTCGTGGTGAACAACAGTAACCCTCTGCCCCTCAGCCTCCTGGTCGAGCTTTACTCCCCAGGCACAGGGATCATCTCCAGAACTGTGGAGGCGCCCCCAGCGACGGTGCAGGTGGTAGACCTATCCCAGCTCGCGCCCAAGGCCGGTGTCTACAGGTTGAGGGTGTACTACGACTTCCTTGGTGCTAGGAGGGGGTGGGGAACGGATGTCAGGATCGGCTGA
- a CDS encoding N-glycosylase/DNA lyase — MTLDRFLKVSYREDREKIKKLEGTLRKLGVGCARTVEEKVDLQFDALKNLHENLGDDELFLKLVVANSIVSYQLSGKGEDWWWEFSRYFSENPPGEEIAKAYALFLPNSQTNRRLTAGKVKRLQKLEPFLDRLTLEDLRYYFRDMKGLRDDLAKAMNAKRDAKTIVFAIKMFGYAGRIAFGEFIPYPMEIEIPEDVRIKAYTERFTNEPPVSFWKKIAEKTGIPPLHIDSILWPVLGGKREVVERLKKHCGEKAGKVLKLREL, encoded by the coding sequence ATGACCTTGGACAGGTTTCTGAAGGTAAGCTATCGCGAAGACAGGGAGAAAATTAAGAAGCTTGAGGGTACCCTAAGGAAGCTCGGAGTTGGGTGTGCAAGAACCGTGGAAGAGAAAGTTGACCTCCAGTTCGACGCCCTGAAAAACCTCCACGAGAACCTTGGAGACGACGAGCTCTTTTTGAAGCTCGTTGTGGCAAACTCCATAGTGAGCTACCAGCTGAGCGGAAAGGGCGAAGACTGGTGGTGGGAGTTCTCTAGGTACTTCTCAGAGAACCCGCCGGGAGAAGAAATAGCCAAAGCTTATGCCCTCTTTCTTCCCAACTCTCAGACCAACAGAAGGCTCACCGCCGGGAAGGTGAAGAGGCTCCAAAAGCTTGAGCCCTTCTTGGATCGGCTAACCCTGGAAGACCTCCGGTACTACTTCAGGGACATGAAAGGGCTCAGAGATGATCTGGCTAAGGCCATGAACGCAAAGAGGGACGCTAAAACGATAGTCTTTGCCATCAAGATGTTTGGCTACGCCGGAAGAATAGCGTTCGGCGAGTTCATTCCCTATCCAATGGAGATAGAGATCCCTGAGGACGTCCGAATAAAGGCCTATACAGAGCGGTTTACAAACGAGCCTCCAGTAAGCTTTTGGAAGAAGATAGCGGAGAAAACCGGAATTCCTCCCCTCCACATAGACTCGATCCTGTGGCCCGTTCTCGGCGGGAAGAGGGAAGTTGTTGAGAGACTGAAAAAGCACTGCGGAGAAAAGGCCGGGAAAGTACTAAAGCTGAGGGAGCTCTGA
- a CDS encoding beta-ribofuranosylaminobenzene 5'-phosphate synthase family protein: MLIETPKRIHMGIIDPTGELGRKFGGMGVAVEGGYRIRVTPSSSLRIEAGNEDRETIEWAIKKMNSKFETGTSYRIEVLRSIPRHRGLGSTTQLSLAVGVAISRLTGLKLSVEEIAEALGRGKNSGVGIYAFKVGGFVVDGGVKNGLPPLIVRHEFPEEWALLLITPHLRPGFDEREEEPIMESTKGDPKAAMEISRTLIMGLLPALVERNIAEFGKHLTAIQRLVGRHFSEHQGGEFREDVKLILDFLSRETYGYGQSSWGPTVYGLIHREDGEELASRARDYLKEHGIEGTVEIGVPRNRGAEIIQESSFIERIIKEAGK; this comes from the coding sequence ATGCTGATTGAGACCCCCAAGAGAATCCACATGGGTATAATCGACCCAACGGGGGAACTGGGAAGAAAGTTTGGAGGAATGGGCGTAGCCGTTGAAGGCGGCTACAGGATAAGGGTGACTCCGTCGAGTTCTCTCAGAATAGAGGCCGGTAATGAGGATCGGGAGACAATAGAATGGGCTATCAAAAAGATGAACTCCAAATTTGAAACGGGGACGTCTTACCGTATAGAGGTTCTCAGATCAATTCCACGACACCGCGGCCTTGGCTCAACGACTCAATTGTCCCTGGCCGTGGGAGTGGCCATCTCAAGGCTGACGGGACTAAAGCTGAGCGTTGAAGAAATAGCGGAAGCATTGGGCAGGGGAAAGAACAGCGGGGTTGGCATTTACGCCTTCAAGGTGGGCGGCTTCGTTGTTGACGGCGGCGTGAAGAACGGGCTTCCGCCGCTTATAGTGAGGCATGAGTTCCCGGAGGAGTGGGCCCTTCTCCTGATAACACCCCATCTCCGGCCCGGCTTTGATGAGAGGGAGGAAGAGCCGATAATGGAATCAACGAAAGGCGATCCCAAAGCCGCAATGGAAATAAGCAGAACGCTGATCATGGGCCTGTTGCCCGCACTGGTGGAAAGGAACATAGCGGAGTTTGGAAAGCATCTGACGGCAATACAGAGGCTCGTTGGCAGGCACTTCAGCGAACACCAGGGTGGGGAATTCCGGGAGGATGTAAAGCTGATACTGGACTTCCTCTCCAGGGAAACCTACGGTTATGGCCAGAGCAGCTGGGGACCGACCGTCTACGGGTTGATCCACAGGGAAGATGGTGAGGAGCTCGCTTCCAGGGCCAGGGACTACCTGAAGGAGCACGGAATTGAGGGCACAGTTGAGATCGGAGTCCCGAGGAACAGGGGAGCAGAGATCATCCAGGAGAGCTCGTTCATAGAGCGGATCATAAAGGAGGCCGGGAAATGA
- a CDS encoding AI-2E family transporter, with protein sequence MRTETAVWAGISIVILYLVWKVVQPLVSPIIIALALVYVTYPLHSKMSKKIGEKKSAMILTGFLTVLSFLFILGFVLWVSDVKQQLVNYLGMFFNWLQSVTVSSQTVNEALTEITKGIEARLETYIASYTYSIPKLSLEVFVLVFVYYGSLINAHAIAEGIYSLIPSENEEFIMRLIDATKSTLDTLLKSWLTLSVIKGSLTALGFWGFGIAPVSGAIALGILVVLLELLPFLGGWMVWLPGAIYVGRESLGLGIIFAIYGALFISPVPDMVLAPKITMRRRGLNALISLVGIFGGLWAFGLVGVILGPVSLGLLVTLLEEWRSMVEKDNSTRGVSSDAD encoded by the coding sequence ATGAGGACTGAAACGGCTGTTTGGGCAGGTATTTCGATAGTGATCCTCTACCTTGTTTGGAAAGTAGTCCAGCCCCTCGTTTCGCCGATAATAATAGCCCTCGCCCTAGTTTACGTTACCTATCCCCTCCACAGCAAGATGTCCAAAAAAATCGGAGAGAAAAAATCCGCCATGATCCTGACGGGATTTTTAACTGTGCTGTCCTTTCTCTTCATTCTTGGCTTTGTTCTGTGGGTGTCGGACGTTAAACAGCAGCTCGTAAACTACCTGGGGATGTTTTTCAACTGGCTTCAGTCCGTTACCGTATCATCCCAAACGGTGAACGAAGCTCTGACTGAAATAACAAAGGGGATTGAAGCCAGACTGGAGACCTACATTGCCAGCTACACCTACTCAATCCCAAAGCTTTCTCTCGAGGTGTTCGTCCTTGTATTCGTCTACTACGGCAGTCTAATAAACGCCCACGCTATAGCGGAGGGAATATACTCGCTTATCCCCTCTGAGAACGAAGAGTTCATAATGCGCCTCATAGATGCGACAAAAAGCACCCTGGACACACTCCTTAAAAGCTGGCTTACCCTCAGCGTTATCAAAGGTTCCCTCACAGCCCTGGGCTTCTGGGGGTTTGGAATAGCTCCAGTGAGCGGCGCCATTGCCCTGGGAATCCTCGTCGTTCTCCTGGAGCTCTTACCCTTCCTGGGAGGATGGATGGTCTGGCTCCCGGGGGCGATCTACGTAGGCAGAGAATCCCTGGGGCTTGGAATTATCTTCGCGATCTATGGGGCACTCTTCATCTCCCCCGTTCCGGACATGGTTCTTGCGCCAAAGATAACCATGAGAAGGAGGGGTCTCAACGCTTTGATCTCCCTAGTCGGTATCTTCGGCGGTCTCTGGGCGTTCGGCCTAGTCGGGGTTATTCTCGGGCCAGTCTCCCTGGGACTTTTAGTGACCCTTTTGGAGGAGTGGAGGAGCATGGTTGAAAAAGACAACTCCACCAGGGGTGTGTCATCGGATGCTGATTGA
- a CDS encoding PH1570 family protein — MLCEEKLEVFENGFDDGKSNLRVEFYGRDARKILLAIIRELYLPDYGSEYVYPFECAKEFWGIPLEPEEITEEEFKPNPVKFITQSIMDRLEKAVNDIGAPVEANIKEAEVHRLKRGLLALGKNFVLDEGRKVLFVFNKPSARGLILKYLGMLDED, encoded by the coding sequence ATGCTGTGCGAGGAAAAACTTGAGGTGTTCGAAAACGGTTTCGATGACGGAAAGTCCAACCTCAGGGTGGAGTTTTATGGGAGGGACGCAAGAAAGATTCTCCTGGCAATAATCAGGGAGCTCTACCTTCCAGACTACGGATCGGAATACGTCTATCCATTCGAGTGCGCCAAGGAGTTCTGGGGAATCCCGCTCGAACCCGAGGAGATCACGGAGGAGGAGTTTAAACCGAATCCTGTCAAGTTCATAACGCAGAGCATAATGGACAGGCTGGAAAAAGCTGTGAATGACATCGGGGCGCCGGTGGAGGCCAACATTAAAGAGGCCGAAGTTCACAGGCTCAAAAGGGGCCTGCTTGCACTTGGGAAGAATTTTGTGCTTGACGAGGGCAGAAAAGTCCTGTTCGTCTTTAACAAGCCTTCGGCCAGAGGGCTGATACTAAAATACCTGGGGATGCTCGATGAGGACTGA
- the sppA gene encoding signal peptide peptidase SppA encodes MKSEVWKYISLMLVLILGVFVTSTALLYLQNQSIGSYTPPQCNRTVTIMNQTHEEWYKARIAELEAQLKAIELKRNVTGENVSIAVVPIFGIITEETALEVVPTLEKLAKDDSIGGILLWIESPGGDVGAVREIYNEVLILKARKPVVAYTGGIAASGGYYIAVASDEIVADPLAEVGSIGVIYVHYNLEKNYAQNGIDVEVFKTGPHKDMGGEWRGLTPEEKEMIWNQIQSYFRSFLDAVSFGRNMTEEEVKKFASGRTWFAVNVTGSLVDSTGNFQTAVEELEKLMGVREAEIRVYDSPTGSYSIGPIGSTALYLDPRYLKPLLG; translated from the coding sequence ATGAAGAGTGAAGTGTGGAAGTACATCAGCCTAATGCTCGTCTTGATCCTCGGTGTTTTCGTAACTTCCACTGCCCTTCTTTACCTCCAAAACCAGAGCATCGGAAGTTACACACCACCTCAATGTAACCGCACGGTCACCATTATGAATCAGACACACGAGGAATGGTACAAGGCCAGGATAGCGGAACTTGAGGCGCAGCTGAAAGCAATCGAGCTCAAGAGAAATGTTACAGGCGAGAACGTCAGCATAGCGGTTGTTCCTATATTCGGCATCATTACCGAGGAAACTGCCCTAGAAGTCGTTCCAACGCTTGAAAAGCTGGCCAAAGACGACTCAATAGGCGGAATTCTCCTGTGGATAGAGAGCCCTGGTGGAGACGTGGGGGCGGTAAGGGAGATATACAACGAAGTTCTCATCCTCAAGGCAAGAAAACCCGTTGTGGCTTACACCGGCGGAATAGCGGCGTCTGGAGGGTACTATATAGCCGTGGCCAGCGATGAGATCGTAGCAGACCCCCTGGCAGAAGTGGGCAGCATAGGGGTCATATACGTCCACTACAATCTGGAGAAGAACTATGCCCAAAACGGAATTGACGTTGAAGTTTTCAAAACCGGCCCCCACAAAGATATGGGCGGGGAGTGGAGAGGCCTAACACCCGAGGAAAAGGAGATGATATGGAACCAAATTCAGTCCTACTTTAGAAGCTTTCTGGACGCGGTAAGCTTCGGGAGGAACATGACAGAGGAAGAAGTTAAAAAATTCGCCAGCGGAAGAACGTGGTTTGCCGTCAACGTCACAGGAAGCCTCGTCGATTCAACCGGAAACTTTCAGACGGCAGTTGAAGAACTCGAAAAGCTTATGGGCGTTAGAGAGGCAGAAATAAGAGTGTACGACTCGCCCACAGGAAGCTATTCCATCGGCCCAATTGGGAGTACCGCCCTCTACCTTGATCCCCGCTACCTAAAGCCCCTGCTCGGGTGA